The Apium graveolens cultivar Ventura chromosome 10, ASM990537v1, whole genome shotgun sequence nucleotide sequence TTTCAAATTGATTCGAAGAACAAGTAACTTTTCCTGATTAAATCGAAGAAATTTAATAATATGAAATAAGAGATATCACGGCAGAGAAGTAACAGAAATTTAATGAGAATGCTCGTCAAAAAGTTTAACAAAATCGCTGGAAAACTCACTCGAAAGTATGAACGGCAGAGAGTTGCGTATAATTGCGTGTAACGAAAAGTGTCCAACTGTTAGGCAGTTTTTTATCCtaatacttttatatttaatcaaAAACAAATCTGGACCATTAATATTTATTCTAATTTAAGGGTTGAGATTAAAGGACAGAATCCACTGTGAACCTTTATATAAGATGGGTAGATGACTCTATATGGATGAAAGGCCAATATAGCAATAACATTGAAACCAATGATCATGCAATGAACTTGCTCTAATGAGTATTCTGAACTTCAATACCTTTTGACCAATGAGGTCCCCTTCAATTACTTTCAAGTCAACCCTGTGATACTACTCCCAACTTTTTGAATTGCAGGTAATTCAATTTCTGGAAATCAAAAATAGCTCATTGTAGTTTAAAGAGAGGGCAGGATCTAAACTCTATTTAGTTTAGCTCTATAAACAGAATCTCAAAACAAAAGGTCGGATAGTAATTAAAGTAGAAAAATTagcaaaaacaaaaaaaaacacgATTTAATTCAAGTAAATAACAGATATTACTTAAAAAAAGTGTGACACTAGTCCAAACATACAAGTTCGGGCTGAAATAATTATCCATGGATGCTTTAAATCCCATCTCGCCAACAAAGGAAGCAATAAGTTACACATGCCCTGTAGGTCGGGAGTTGAAATAATTCAAAAACGACAAGAAAGTATTGGTAAAATAAACAAGTACAGCCTAACTATACAAGTCATCTTCATCAGCTCCCCCAGCGGAAGCTGCAAAAGGATCAGATGCAGTAGTAGCAGCAGTATTAGTGTCTGAAAATCGGAATTCAGAACCAAACCCTCTAGACTGCTGCAATGTCTGAGCAAATGCTTGATATTTGCGAATGTCAGCATCGCTCACACTTCTGCGTGCATACTTCATCGACTCTTCAAAATGAGCAGCCTTGATTTCTGATACCTCATCATCGACATCCTCTTCCATAGCCTCAGAATTTTCACTTCTTTTCCTCTCTTTCTCAATATCCTGGAAATGAAAAGAAAACAAATTTATAGCTGACGACATGCTTACCCTACCAGATTCCACAAGTTAACGAATAAAATAGTCTCGGCACAAAATTTGATTCAGAataacaagtaaatattactcTGTCAGGCAACGGAAACTAAAGAAATAGCAATTAACTAACAGATGTGTACATCTGTAGTTCATGTGTTAATGGCTTATTAAATAACCCCTTAATATATATCACCCAGTGTTCCAAGCCACTTGTCACAAGGTGCTAAAGCAATTCATCCAAGATAGCAGGATTAATACGAGGAAAGATTGTACTACCAAAAAAAATAATACTTACTTTCTCAATGTTCTCCCTGATGGCATATTTGCATGCACGCTGGCATATTTCAGTAATATCAGCACCACTGAAGCCCTGAGTGTATTGTGCAAGAGCCTTCAAGTCAACTTCTTTTGCAACTGGAGATTTCCTGAGGCATGACTTAAATATTGCATGGCGGGAACCTTCATCAGGCAGAGGGATGTAGATCAACTGATCAAGACGACCTGGCCGCAAAAGTGCAGGATCAATAATATCAGGCCTGTTAGTGGCTCCAATTATAAAAACTGTTTTCTTTGCAGACATGCCATCCATTTCAGTCAAAAGTTGATTTAAAACCCTATCAGCAGCTCCACCAGCATCTCCAGAACTGCTTCCCCTCTGTGTTTAATAGAAAAACAGGTGTAAATTAGAAGTGCCAATACACCAGAATATGTAATATAGAACAAAATCACAATTAAAAGCAGTTCAACAAACCTGGGTGGCAATAGAGTCCAGTTCATCAAAGAATAGAACACAAGGGGCAGATCCACGAGCCTTGTCAAATATTTCCCTTACATTTGCCTCGCTTTCTCCAAACCACATGGTAAGCAATTCAGGTCCCTTGATACTAATGAAATTTGCTTGACATTCATTGGCAATAGCTTTGGCCAGCATGGTTTTCCCACATCCGGGTGGCCCATAGAAAAGCACACCCTTAGAAGGCGACATACCAAACTTCTCAAACTTCTCAGGATGCTCCACAGGATACTGAACAGTCTACAACACAATTTGCATATAATGGTAAACAATCTTACTAAATGacagaaaaaaatattttttagtcACAGTTCCAAAAGCCGAAATTACCTCTTGAAGCTCTCTCTTAACATTCTCCAGTCCACCAATATCTTGCCAACTAACATTAGGAACCTCAACAACCTGGTTCAACAAAGAAATCATGATCAACAGCTAACCAATGAGGAAGTGATCCTAAAGAACAAAATGCTACCATGAGACAACTTACAGTCTCGCGCAGAGCAGAGGGATTGCTAGTGCCAAGAGCAGTATGGAAGTGCTCATTAGTAACAGCCATTGAATTGAGAATCTCTGCATCAATGGTATCATCTTCCAAGTCAATGACGTCCATCTTTTCCCTGATACATTGAAGTGCAGACTCAGTACATAGAGCTGCCAGATCGGCACCAACATAACCATGAGTTTCTTTAGAAATTCTTTCCAAATCAACCTGCAcgataataaaatattaaaatacaaaaattgttacatatatatttaaaatataccCTCGGATTCCTTTAAAAAAAAGCCTCTGATTGAACTTACATCTTCAGCAAGCTTCATATTCTTGGTATGAATACGGAGAACCTCAAGCCGTCCAACTTCATCGGGAACACCAATATCAATTTCTCTATCAAATCTCCCAAACCTCCGCAAAGCAGGGTCAATACTGTTGGGACGATTTGTAGCACCCATAACAATGACATGGGCACGGGATTTAAGACCATCCATTAGAGTCAACAGCTGGGAAACGATTCTCCTCTCAACTTCCCCGTTGGTCTTCTCACGCTTGGGAGCAATTGAGTCAATTTCATCAATGAAGATGATCGATGGAGCATTCTTTTCCGCTTCCTCAAATGCTTTCCTGAGATTGCTTTCACTCTCTCCAGCCAACTTTGACATAATTTCGGGTCCATTTATACAAAAGAAGAAAGCACCAGTTTCATTAGCAACTGCACGGGCTATCAGAGTTTTTCCAGACCCAGGTGGTCCGTAGAGCAAAATTCCTTTCGGGGGCTTCACTCCTATGGACTTGAAGAGCTGCGGATGTCGTAACGGCAACTCCACCAACTCTCTAATCTGTGCCATCTGTTTACGGACACCACCAACATCATCATAGCCAATTTCATCCAACCTGTCCTCATCCTCCCTTCTCACAGGCTCACCCTCACAAAAGATTTCAGTATCCGGGGCAACCACACAATACTCAGCAGGATCAGTCTCAATAACCTTAAATTCAACACTCCTCATGCCTCCCCTGACAAGAAAAAAGTCACCCTTCCTAACAGGCCGATAAGCCTCCAAGAAATATGCTGTAAAATTGCAAATAGAGGGTTAGACGTAATGCAGAGCAATTAAATTGTAAAAACTGGAAGACAAAGATCTAATAAAAAAACAAAAGCAGAGTTGGGAGAAAAAAATGCTAGCTGACAATATGAACTACCCATCTAGACTAAATGATAACTTAATGTTTTTGAACAAATTTACAGCTCAATTAATCATAATTAGCAGTTGAAATTGTATACTATTAATCAAGTACAATACCACTTACAATACCACTTTTTACTTGGCCACTGAACTAGATGACTCCTAGTGCTGAATAATGCATAAACTTGTAAAGAATGATAAGTTCTTGCTTCTTAGTATGGACAAGGTAAACAAAAAACTGAAAACAGGAAAGCAGTAGACACAATGATAAGTTCTTAGTTATCGTCAAGGTTAACAAAAGACTGAAAACAGGAAACCAGTAGAAACACAACAAAATCCTCAAATTCATCAACATTCATCTATTTAAGATACTGGATAAATATGTATCTCCTTTCCAACATAATTGTGAAATCGTAAATCAGATTTACTCTGTGGAGGTACCGATTAGAGACTAATTGACAAATAATTATCTAGATTCCAAATTGATAACTATAACTAAAGAAGTAAATTCAAGATTATTCCTGATAAATACAAATTCTGATTCATAAATTGGAGGGTAAATTATTTTACCAGGTTCACAAATATAGTACAGAAGTAATCTTAAATCCAGAGAATAAATTGATAACACGAAATGATATCGAAGGGAAACAGAGATaagtcatatcagaacttacgtTTCAGATAAGCATCAAACAGATTTCCAGTAACACCTTCAATGGTGTCATCTACGGGGAGAATGTGAACACGCTTCCCATACTTGACATCAGCGCATTGATGAACAGAAACCACATCTCCAAGCCTAACCCTAAGGTTTGATCTGACAACCTTGTTCATCCTAATCTTTGGTTCATCACAGGTGTCATCAGCCAGGGCAATGCAGATTGTATCTCTTCTTTTCTTACCCTGAATCCCAATATGAAAATTTTAACCAAAACATCATAAATTATGGAGTATATATAACAATTAATGATTTGATCTCAAACACAAGTCATAAATGTTAACTATCCATGAGAATGCACAGGAAATCTTTAAAAATACATTTAGTGCATAAAGACAGTAACAAGGCAAAGAGGATGTTCATGCAAATTAACATCTATTACAATATCTATGCTTCCATAGGATATGAGGCCTGAGATAACAAGAATATAATTCCATCGATAGATTGATAGACAGATCATAATGTCAGGCTGTCAGCTATACAAATGATATTAACAAATCTGCAATAGGGTTAAACCCCACTTGACGCAATACCACTAGAACCTTAGAACCTTCAATAAAGCACGAAATTACCAAAAAAAACATTAGCCTACTAATCGATTGTCATAATAAATCAATTGGTGCATTAGCTTGCCCGTGTGTATCAAATGTAACTTCAGAATTCAGCATACACGCATATAGCTCTTAAATGATTCAATGATTAAGCTCGATCATGATTAAAGCAAAAAATACCCTAAAACTCCAACTACCAATTAATCAGGGCAATGTAATGCACTTAAACCCTTCCCTATATAAGATACTGTACACGTGGACAAATTTAGGGGTTCTAGTCCAAAACACTTGCTCCAACCATCCTCATCTTTGCCTACAAATTTTAAGTGAGAGAAAACCCATTCCCATATTTGGGGAACCAACCTAGCTTTCCCTATAATTTGCCATCTAATCAATTCAGGTAACCATATCGGGGATGAAATCTCCAACCGTATTATTTATTGGATTATAGGCCCGAAACACCATTGGAATAAATGGTAGCTATTTATTTTTTAGTACATTTTAGGGAAAGCCAAGCAAACCCCTAAATTTTATATATAATCAAGTGAAAAAAACAAAACTTGAACACAACCCAAGTACAATTTCATCAAATACAATGTAAACCACAAAAAACCAGcatcaaaacacaaaaaagaTCAAAACTTTCTGCAAAAAAACACAAAAGGAATGGAACCTTGATGAGGATAGTATCGCCACGAAAGAGCTGAAGCTTCTCCATAGTCTCAGGATGAAGAGCAACAACAGAATTATCATCATTAATCGCCTCATCAACTACGAGGCGATTCGGCGCCTTCTTTCGCTCAAGAATCGCAGTACTAAAATCCCTTTTTGTTCCCTTACTGTAAAACAAATCATCATTATGAATACACAAGTCAATTAAAAaggatagatagatagatagatagatagatagatagatagaaaGTATTGTATTGTATGTGTAAAATTGAATAATGAAGAGCTTACGGGTCGGATGATTCGGGTTGATTACTCATATTTGGAGTCAAGATATAAaatagaaggggggggggggcaGATGAAGAGATCTTGAATCTGAAGGAGGGGATGTTATATATATAGAGGGATGTGTTTGTGTTCTTAACTGGCTGCCTCCGTTTCTTGATGGAAAAGATAAACTATTTTTTTACCTACTCCTCCTCTGTTAATAATTCTTACTATCACCCCCCCTTCtacctttttctttttattttataaatgtgAAGGGGTGTTTATACGGGTTTATGATTTAtctaattattttttataatgtaTAATTTTATCCAAGATTTAATGAATCAATATTTTTCAAATATATTTAATCTAGTTTTATATAACTTTTTGTAATTATTTTCAACTATATCTTACAAGCTAAtatatttattcttattttatcctttttttaaaaaaaatgatagtCATCACATTGTTACTAGTAAAATATCTCTTTgctttttatatatttattttatttatgcgATGATAAATGTGTTTTTAACTACAAAATTTGGATGAAACAACTCTAACCGAAAAATTTCACTTATCCAATAAAAACCTAAAATTTCTGAtgaaatatttttatataaaagatAACATAATTAGATAACAAGTttcaatataattttataatgcttaacaaataatatttttatacgaaataattataattaaaaaaatagcCCTAATTTAGTAATTTATCCGTTATAATAAATTAGCAAAAGAAAACTATAATAAAAATAAGTTGGAAGATTCTAGATATAAATGACGTCACTGCAACGGTGTGCCGCTTACCCCCGACAAGTCCGCGAGACCTTGACCCAGCCTAATGCGGTGCGGGCTTTTAAACCGTATCAAATGTTATAGACTTTCTATGTCAACTGCTATCATTACATTCAACCCATATCGAAGGTTCCAGAATTGCATTAATATCCCCTTAATTTGTTGCTACTGCTTTTATTCAACAAACATAAACTAAAATATTACTATCACAATTTAATTATATTCTACTTTAACATTTCAACGTTATAAAGAGAATTACCTAACCTATATTTTAAACTCATTTTCAAACGTGCCGTCATTTTGAAAATGTCATTTTTacttttcattttcaaaaatataatttgcAAACCTTTACAACATGAAAGGCCACTGTTTTTCAATTTTTGGAAAAAGTTAATTTATGTTGCATAAGTAATTTATGTAATTGCAACCGGAATTAACCTTCAAATCAATTTTGAAATTAAGTAAAGCTA carries:
- the LOC141693957 gene encoding cell division cycle protein 48 homolog, which produces MSNQPESSDPKGTKRDFSTAILERKKAPNRLVVDEAINDDNSVVALHPETMEKLQLFRGDTILIKGKKRRDTICIALADDTCDEPKIRMNKVVRSNLRVRLGDVVSVHQCADVKYGKRVHILPVDDTIEGVTGNLFDAYLKPYFLEAYRPVRKGDFFLVRGGMRSVEFKVIETDPAEYCVVAPDTEIFCEGEPVRREDEDRLDEIGYDDVGGVRKQMAQIRELVELPLRHPQLFKSIGVKPPKGILLYGPPGSGKTLIARAVANETGAFFFCINGPEIMSKLAGESESNLRKAFEEAEKNAPSIIFIDEIDSIAPKREKTNGEVERRIVSQLLTLMDGLKSRAHVIVMGATNRPNSIDPALRRFGRFDREIDIGVPDEVGRLEVLRIHTKNMKLAEDVDLERISKETHGYVGADLAALCTESALQCIREKMDVIDLEDDTIDAEILNSMAVTNEHFHTALGTSNPSALRETVVEVPNVSWQDIGGLENVKRELQETVQYPVEHPEKFEKFGMSPSKGVLFYGPPGCGKTMLAKAIANECQANFISIKGPELLTMWFGESEANVREIFDKARGSAPCVLFFDELDSIATQRGSSSGDAGGAADRVLNQLLTEMDGMSAKKTVFIIGATNRPDIIDPALLRPGRLDQLIYIPLPDEGSRHAIFKSCLRKSPVAKEVDLKALAQYTQGFSGADITEICQRACKYAIRENIEKDIEKERKRSENSEAMEEDVDDEVSEIKAAHFEESMKYARRSVSDADIRKYQAFAQTLQQSRGFGSEFRFSDTNTAATTASDPFAASAGGADEDDLYS